Proteins encoded in a region of the Pelmatolapia mariae isolate MD_Pm_ZW linkage group LG16_19, Pm_UMD_F_2, whole genome shotgun sequence genome:
- the dtd2 gene encoding D-aminoacyl-tRNA deacylase 2 translates to MTEKGCNPVARTVLQQCLQARLQVKPADEHSEAQFVQIERGMVIYICFFKGATDDILPKMVSTLLNLRLSESDSGKMVSVLDLPGSLLIVPQATLGGKAKGRGMQYHNNISKEDGLRLYSAFVALCEKELNAAVAESSAEVTVKHGTYGNRQVLKLDTNGPYTHLMEF, encoded by the exons ATGACGGAGAAAGGCTGCAATCCGGTGGCCCGCACGGTACTGCAGCAGTGTTTGCAGGCCAGGCTGCAGGTGAAACCAGCAGATGAACACTCCGAAGCTCAGTTTGTCCAG ATTGAAAGAGGGATGGTGATCTACATCTGCTTCTTCAAAGGAGCCACAGATGACATCCTACCCAAGATGG TGTCCACGCTGTTGAACCTGCGGCTGAGCGAGTCGGATTCTGGGAAGATGGTGTCAGTGTTGGACCTCCCCGGGAGTTTGCTGATTGTCCCTCAGGCCACGCTGGGAGGAAAGGCCAAAGGCAGAGGCATGCAGTACCACAACAACATCAGCAAGGAGGATGGGCTGCGACTCTACAGCGCATTCGTTGCCCTGTGTGAGAAGGAGCTGAATGCTGCTGTAGCTGAGAGCAGCGCTGAAGTGACAGTAAAACACGGGACCTATGGTAACAGACAAGTGCTGAAGCTTGACACCAATGGACCATACACACATCTGATGGAGTTCTGA
- the nubpl gene encoding iron-sulfur protein NUBPL isoform X1 — MALFTYSRLSHLLTISVYKSSVLRTGSELKHGATCCVQFQRCQRSVDSKALQERQRQQMARGLPKQKPIPGVKQVIVVASGKGGVGKSTTAVNLALGLMANDMSKSVGLLDADVFGPSIPKLMNLKGNPELSDNNRMIPLTNYGVPCMSMGFLVDDVAPIVWRGLMVMSAIEKLLRQVDWGSLDYLVVDMPPGTGDVQLSITQNIPIAGAVIVSTPQDIALLDARRGAEMFKKVNVPVLGLVQNMSVFQCPKCNHETHIFGSDGARQLADTLGVTFLGDIPLHITIRETSDRGQPVVISSPNSPEAAAYRKVASAVVQRLQKVSS; from the exons ATGGCCCTGTTCACATACAGCAGACTGTCACATTTACTGACAATATCCGTTTATAAATCTTCGGTTTTACGAACGGGGAGCGAACTAAAACATGGAGCTACGTGCTGTGTGCAGTTTCAACGCTGCCAG AGGTCAGTGGACAGTAAGGCATTGCAGGAGAGGCAGAGGCAGCAGATGGCCCGAGGTCTTCCAAAACAGAAGCCCATCCCAGGGGTCAAGCAAGTCATTGTCGTGGCTTCAGGAAAGGGTGGTGTTGGGAAGTCCACTACTGCAG TGAATTTGGCTCTAGGATTAATGGCCAATGACATG tCAAAGTCTGTGGGTCTGTTGGATGCCGATGTGTTCGGTCCATCGATTCCCAAACTTATGAACCTGAAAGGAAACCCAGAGCTCAGTGACA ATAATCGGATGATCCCCCTCACCAACTATGGGGTTCCATG CATGTCTATGGGTTTTCTGGTTGATGATGTGGCTCCGATAGTGTGGCGGGGGCTTATGGTGATGTCTGCTATAGAGAAACTGCTCAGACAG GTGGACTGGGGGTCATTGGACTATTTGGTAGTGGACATGCCTCCTGGGACTGGAGACGTCCAGCTGTCGATCACCCAGAACATCCCCATAGCAG GTGCGGTTATTGTGTCCACGCCGCAGGACATCGCTCTGCTGGATGCTCGCAGAGGAGCTGAGATGTTTAAGAAAGTGAACGTGCCG GTTCTGGGTCTGGTTCAGAACATGAGCGTCTTCCAGTGTCCCAAATGCAATCATGAGACCCACATCTTCGGCTCTGATGGGGCCCGACAGCTTGCAGACACTTTGGGAGTCACATTTTTAG GTGACATCCCTCTTCACATAACCATCAGAGAGACATCAGACAGAGGACAGCCAGTGGTCATCTCTTCTCCCAACAGCCCTGAG GCAGCAGCATACAGGAAGGTGGCGTCTGCTGTGGTCCAGAGACTACAGAAAGTCAGTAGCTGA
- the nubpl gene encoding iron-sulfur protein NUBPL isoform X2: MALFTYSRLSHLLTISVYKSSVLRTGSELKHGATCCVQFQRCQRSVDSKALQERQRQQMARGLPKQKPIPGVKQVIVVASGKGGVGKSTTADNRMIPLTNYGVPCMSMGFLVDDVAPIVWRGLMVMSAIEKLLRQVDWGSLDYLVVDMPPGTGDVQLSITQNIPIAGAVIVSTPQDIALLDARRGAEMFKKVNVPVLGLVQNMSVFQCPKCNHETHIFGSDGARQLADTLGVTFLGDIPLHITIRETSDRGQPVVISSPNSPEAAAYRKVASAVVQRLQKVSS; the protein is encoded by the exons ATGGCCCTGTTCACATACAGCAGACTGTCACATTTACTGACAATATCCGTTTATAAATCTTCGGTTTTACGAACGGGGAGCGAACTAAAACATGGAGCTACGTGCTGTGTGCAGTTTCAACGCTGCCAG AGGTCAGTGGACAGTAAGGCATTGCAGGAGAGGCAGAGGCAGCAGATGGCCCGAGGTCTTCCAAAACAGAAGCCCATCCCAGGGGTCAAGCAAGTCATTGTCGTGGCTTCAGGAAAGGGTGGTGTTGGGAAGTCCACTACTGCAG ATAATCGGATGATCCCCCTCACCAACTATGGGGTTCCATG CATGTCTATGGGTTTTCTGGTTGATGATGTGGCTCCGATAGTGTGGCGGGGGCTTATGGTGATGTCTGCTATAGAGAAACTGCTCAGACAG GTGGACTGGGGGTCATTGGACTATTTGGTAGTGGACATGCCTCCTGGGACTGGAGACGTCCAGCTGTCGATCACCCAGAACATCCCCATAGCAG GTGCGGTTATTGTGTCCACGCCGCAGGACATCGCTCTGCTGGATGCTCGCAGAGGAGCTGAGATGTTTAAGAAAGTGAACGTGCCG GTTCTGGGTCTGGTTCAGAACATGAGCGTCTTCCAGTGTCCCAAATGCAATCATGAGACCCACATCTTCGGCTCTGATGGGGCCCGACAGCTTGCAGACACTTTGGGAGTCACATTTTTAG GTGACATCCCTCTTCACATAACCATCAGAGAGACATCAGACAGAGGACAGCCAGTGGTCATCTCTTCTCCCAACAGCCCTGAG GCAGCAGCATACAGGAAGGTGGCGTCTGCTGTGGTCCAGAGACTACAGAAAGTCAGTAGCTGA